In Microaerobacter geothermalis, a single genomic region encodes these proteins:
- the phnD gene encoding phosphate/phosphite/phosphonate ABC transporter substrate-binding protein yields MKKWSHSFLIIFLVGILSVLLLSGCSSKEGEPSFKIGVIPSQNQGKMQQAMDKLTEALEKGTGMDVSIEVYPDYNGVVEAMNNGMINMAYFGPLTYVIANAENGAQAIVTQLVDGEPFYYSYIITHKDAPYNSLEDLLADKENVTFAFGDINSTSGSLIPGIELKKRGVFKDANDHQFKNVFYTGGHDATAIAVENKQVTAGAIDSAIFNILIKNGKVDGDLFKVIWKSDKLFQYPWAVAKGTDQATIEKLQEAFLGITDPEILNAFGASGFIKASDSDYESIRQAAKADGRIK; encoded by the coding sequence ATGAAAAAATGGAGTCATTCCTTTTTAATTATTTTTTTGGTTGGTATTTTAAGCGTTCTCCTGTTATCAGGGTGCAGTTCAAAAGAGGGGGAACCATCGTTTAAAATTGGTGTGATTCCCTCCCAAAACCAGGGAAAAATGCAACAGGCCATGGACAAATTGACGGAAGCTCTGGAAAAAGGGACCGGGATGGATGTGTCTATTGAAGTATATCCGGACTATAACGGCGTAGTGGAAGCAATGAATAATGGAATGATTAACATGGCATACTTCGGTCCCCTTACTTATGTCATTGCCAATGCAGAGAACGGAGCACAGGCCATTGTTACTCAACTGGTGGATGGAGAACCCTTCTATTATTCCTATATCATCACCCATAAGGATGCACCGTATAATTCTTTAGAGGATTTATTGGCAGATAAAGAAAATGTAACCTTTGCCTTTGGAGACATCAATTCCACTTCCGGCTCCCTAATTCCCGGAATTGAATTAAAAAAACGGGGGGTATTCAAGGATGCCAATGATCATCAATTTAAAAATGTATTTTATACCGGCGGCCACGATGCAACAGCCATTGCTGTAGAAAACAAGCAAGTGACGGCAGGTGCCATTGACAGTGCCATCTTTAATATTTTAATAAAGAATGGTAAAGTAGATGGAGATCTTTTTAAAGTAATTTGGAAGTCAGACAAATTATTTCAATATCCATGGGCTGTGGCAAAAGGAACTGATCAAGCGACGATTGAAAAGTTACAAGAGGCTTTTTTAGGCATCACGGATCCAGAAATTTTAAATGCCTTTGGAGCGTCCGGATTTATAAAAGCTTCAGACAGCGATTATGAATCCATTCGCCAGGCTGCTAAAGCCGATGGCAGAATCAAGTAA
- a CDS encoding HD-GYP domain-containing protein: protein MRYIHLDNTEPGQILGKSIYTSEGRTLLNSGVQLTVGMINKLRRVGVSMLYILDDRFDDLVMEDVVAEETRREALKNISEAVHCVQSGKDFDTKEITNSVKNIIDEILRNKNVLLNLTDVRTQDNQLFVHCLNVGIMATIIGVNMGFNQNQLQDLAIGAFLHDIGKLVKDNSLQEDHTWKGFNLLRKKHEFSILSAHVALQHHENVDGSGTPRGIDGEEIHQFAKITSVANYYDNLISPFSGERPYLPHEATERIMALANKMFDHDIVIQFLRSIAIYPTGVSVKLSSGEIGVVVGQHRGLPARPIVRIIGQTDEADYNEVKEIDLAKATTLFIKQVLQ, encoded by the coding sequence ATGAGATATATTCATTTGGATAATACAGAACCGGGACAGATTTTAGGAAAAAGTATATATACAAGTGAAGGAAGGACTTTGCTGAATTCGGGCGTTCAACTAACTGTAGGAATGATCAATAAGCTCCGCCGGGTTGGAGTATCCATGTTATACATTTTGGATGACCGGTTTGACGATTTGGTGATGGAAGATGTTGTTGCAGAGGAGACGAGAAGAGAGGCCTTAAAGAATATCTCTGAGGCCGTTCATTGTGTTCAATCCGGAAAGGATTTTGATACAAAGGAGATCACAAATTCTGTTAAAAATATTATCGATGAAATCTTAAGAAACAAAAACGTTCTACTTAATTTAACGGATGTCAGAACCCAGGACAACCAGCTTTTTGTTCATTGTTTAAACGTGGGAATAATGGCGACCATTATTGGAGTCAACATGGGCTTTAATCAGAATCAGCTTCAGGATTTGGCTATTGGTGCTTTTCTTCATGATATCGGCAAATTGGTAAAGGATAATAGTTTGCAGGAAGATCATACATGGAAAGGATTTAATCTGCTGAGGAAAAAACATGAATTTAGCATCTTGTCCGCCCATGTTGCCTTACAGCATCATGAAAATGTGGATGGAAGTGGAACGCCCAGGGGAATTGACGGGGAAGAAATTCATCAATTTGCCAAGATTACTAGCGTCGCCAATTATTATGATAATTTAATATCCCCTTTTTCGGGAGAGAGGCCCTATCTTCCCCATGAGGCGACGGAGCGGATAATGGCATTGGCCAACAAAATGTTTGATCATGACATTGTGATTCAATTTTTACGGTCCATCGCCATATATCCCACCGGCGTATCCGTCAAGCTAAGTTCGGGAGAAATTGGTGTGGTTGTAGGACAGCATAGAGGGCTTCCAGCCCGGCCTATTGTTCGGATTATCGGTCAAACGGATGAAGCTGACTATAACGAGGTAAAGGAAATTGATCTGGCTAAGGCAACCACTTTGTTTATCAAGCAAGTTCTTCAATAA